A DNA window from Brassica napus cultivar Da-Ae chromosome A4, Da-Ae, whole genome shotgun sequence contains the following coding sequences:
- the LOC106380140 gene encoding uncharacterized protein LOC106380140 encodes MQLKSSSCSSSSTSTSTPSMKLKTLIQNLLAHPLYRFLRAVSRAKSIFLEISKHNNKKPKLTMFYPRKASKNQRKIFFGSFRLHYNWCSSDVVPVPQPIPSSVSDINGVEDDESQLSGYLEWLEHKKVEDLEEIRDVGEVDDDNDIDHLADMFIANCHEKFLLEKVESYRRFQEMLDRSS; translated from the coding sequence ATGCAGCTCAAATCatcatcatgttcatcatcttcTACTTCCACTTCAACACCGTCCATGAAActcaaaaccctaatccaaaATCTCCTCGCACACCCTCTCTACCGTTTCCTTAGAGCTGTCTCTAGAGCTAAATCAATCTTTCTAGAGATCTCTaaacacaacaacaagaaaCCAAAGCTTACCATGTTTTATCCAAGAAAGGCTTCAAAGAATCAACGAAAGATCTTTTTCGGATCGTTCAGGTTGCATTACAACTGGTGTTCCTCTGATGTTGTTCCTGTCCCTCAGCCTATCCCTTCTTCTGTCTCTGACATCAATGGTGTAGAAGATGATGAGTCTCAGCTCTCTGGCTACCTCGAGTGGCTTGAGCACAAGAAGGTAGAGGATTTGGAAGAAATCAGAGATGTCGGAGAAGtggatgatgataatgatattGATCATTTGGCAGATATGTTCATCGCTAATTGCCACGAGAAGTTCTTGCTCGAGAAAGTGGAATCTTATAGGAGATTTCAAGAAATGTTAGACAGGAGTTCGTGA
- the LOC106379029 gene encoding uncharacterized protein LOC106379029 isoform X3 — MADHKDQRMVDPLEGTQDPTFIPLTSSNDKDMTDQSVEEDSKKQKLNEQQRRAFYAVLLAFRAETLSSGNKRTQIIEKLMSEWSIAQETLVSFEDNIQKNLVAHQERVDSEAKKPTLCSSWGRVNPEALVGRRVCVRMPGEDEFEVLVIKEFSAKDGTHRLATVDPNVMWLNEALSWIDVRKVPDEDIRWKNGEKPDFQTPPGSGAGQ, encoded by the exons ATGGCAGATCACAAAGATCAACGCATGGTAGATCCTCTCGAAGGTACAC AGGATCCAACGTTCATCCCACTAACGAGCAGCAACGATAAAGACATGACAGATCAATCCGTAGAAGAAGACTCCAAGAAACAGAAACTCAACGAACAACAAAGAAGAGCGTTTTACGCTGTTCTCCTTGCCTTCAGAGCTGAAACCTTGTCATCAGGAAAC AAGAGGACTCAGATCATAGAGAAGCTGATGAGCGAGTGGAGTATAGCGCAAGAAACTCTCGTCTCTTTTGAGGATAACATTCAGAAGAATCTTGTTGCTCATCAAGAAAG GGTTGATTCTGAG GCAAAGAAGCCAACACTGTGTTCGAGCTGGGGTAGAGTTAACCCGGAGGCTCTAGTTGGAAGAAGGGTCTGTGTAAGAATGCCTGGTGAAGATGAGTTCGAAGTCTTGGTGATCAAAGAGTTCAGCGCTAAAGAT GGAACGCATCGTCTGGCGACTGTTGACCCGAACGTGATGTGGTTGAATGAAGCGTTAAGCTGGATTGATGTTAGGAAG GTTCCGGATGAAGATATTAGATGGAAAAATGGAGAGAAGCCAGACTTTCAAACTCCTCCAGGATCTGGTGCAGGACAATGA
- the LOC106382814 gene encoding squamosa promoter-binding protein-like 15 isoform X1, whose amino-acid sequence MELLMGSGQNRTETVGSSSRESSSLSGGLRIGQKIYFEDGSGSGKDRANKYRKTTTGARCQVEGCKMDLSNAKTYYSRHKVCGIHSKSSKVTVSGLHQRFCQQCSRFHQLCEFDLEKRSCRRRLACHNERRRKPQATRATLFTSGLSRISPSLYGSVLGDPSWDRSVFSQGSSRFSITYPEMVNNSSTDSSCALSLLSNSNTTQQQQQQLQTSTNAYLMDAERVKMAQSPPVSVHNQYSNQTWEFMSGEKSNSPCVSSPALRLNQISEPDDELQFLTSNGATMGGFELNLQQQVLRQYSSTQHFTWPL is encoded by the exons ATGGAGTTACTAATGGGTTCGGGTCAGAACCGGACTGAGACAGTTGGTTCCTCCTCCAGAGAGTCTTCTTCACTTAGTGGTGGACTCAGGATTGGTCAGAAGATCTACTTCGAGGATGGATCCGGATCCGGCAAGGACCGGGCTAACAAGTACCGTAAGACTACTACAGGAGCTAGGTGCCAAGTGGAAGGTTGTAAAATGGATCTAAGCAATGCAAAAACATATTACTCAAGACACAAAGTTTGTGGCATTCACTCTAAATCATCTAAAGTCACTGTCTCTGGGCTTCATCAAAGGTTTTGCCAACAATGTAGCAG GTTTCACCAGCTTTGTGAGTTTGACTTAGAGAAAAGAAGTTGTAGAAGACGACTTGCTTGCCACaacgaaagaagaagaaagcctCAAGCAACAAGAGCCACTCTGTTCACTTCTGgtctctctagaatctctccATCTCTTTACG GAAGCGTTTTGGGAGATCCATCATGGGATAGGAGTGTTTTCTCACAGGGAAGTTCAAGATTTAGTATAACATACCCAGAGATGGTGAACAATAGTAGCACAGACTCAAGCTGTGCTCTCTCTCTTCTGTCAAACTCAAACACaactcagcagcagcaacaacaacttCAGACATCAACCAATGCTTACTTGATGGACGCAGAAAGGGTTAAAATGGCTCAGTCACCGCCTGTCTCAGTACATAATCAGTACTCGAACCAAACCTGGGAGTTCATGTCAGGCGAAAAGAGCAATTCGCCTTGTGTGTCCTCCCCTGCTTTGAGACTGAACCAAATCTCTGAGCCAGATGATGAGCTCCAGTTCCTGACGAGCAATGGCGCCACAATGGGTGGATTCGAGTTGAACCTACAGCAGCAGGTTCTGAGGCAGTACTCTTCTACTCAACATTTTACTTGGCCTCTTTGA
- the LOC106382811 gene encoding probable plastid-lipid-associated protein 9, chloroplastic, with protein sequence MALLQHCSVSATSAVRLSFSSSASPRASLNLHPEKKSHPRRMICKAMVQEAAAQGIPSVYAREMERLSAKESLILAFNDAGGFEALVTGKITDLQKIDVNERITTLERLNPTPRPTTSPYLEGRWSFEWFGSNTPGSLAARVLFERFPSSFVSLSSMDIVIKDASTRATANVKLLNMIENKVILTSKLTVEGPLRMKEEYLEGMLESPTVIEEAVPEQLRGLLGQATTTLQQLPEPVKDTLANGLRIPLGGSYQRFFMISYLDDEILIVRDTLGVPEVLTRVETSSSSSVVENVEYNS encoded by the exons ATGGCACTGCTACAACACTGTTCCGTCTCCGCCACCTCCGCGGTTCGATTGAGCTTCTCATCCTCCGCATCACCAAGGGCTTCTCTCAATCTTCACCCGGAGAAGAAGAGTCACCCCCGGAGAATGATATGCAAAGCTATGGTGCAAGAGGCAGCAGCTCAAGGGATCCCTTCGGTTTACGCCAGAGAAATGGAGCGTCTCTCCGCCAAAGAATCGCTCATCCTCGCC TTCAATGATGCTGGAGGCTTTGAGGCTTTAGTTACAGGGAAGATCACTGATCTACAAAAGATTGATGTGAACGAGAGGATAACAACTCTTGAGCGGCTTAACCCAACTCCTAGACCAACCAC GTCTCCTTACCTTGAAGGTAGATGGAGTTTTGAGTGGTTTGGATCCAACACTCCTGGTTCACTTGCTGCTCGTGTTTTATTCGA GAGGTTTCCTTCTTCATTTGTGAGTCTATCTAGTATGGACATTGTCATTAAAGATGCTAGCACAAGGGCCACCGCCAACGTTAAGCTACTAAACATG ATAGAAAACAAAGTCATCCTGACGTCAAAACTGACAGTAGAAGGGCCTTTAAGGATGAAGGAAGAGTATCTAGAGGGAATGCTAGAGTCGCCAACTGTTATTGAAGAAGCAGTACCGGAACAGCTAAGAGGTTTGTTGGGTCAAGCTACCACTACGTTGCAGCAGCTTCCTGAACCTGTCAAGGATACTCTAGCCAATGGTCTAAGGATTCCACTTG GTGGATCATACCAGAGATTCTTCATGATATCTTATCTAGACGACGAGATTCTT ATTGTAAGAGATACCTTGGGAGTGCCTGAAGTTCTAACGAGAGTTGAAACATCGTCTTCATCCAGCGTTGTAGAGAATGTTGAATACAACAGTTAA
- the BNAA04G27590D gene encoding uncharacterized protein BNAA04G27590D, whose product MKASMKFREEKNPLLRAKVPLSILGLPFQSGIVAGESKELSLNLSTFFESGPSLKLAYRPNDSHSPFSLVVKTGTGPFGSPVSASMLMSAEFNLLGKGNPTFMLHFKPRFGDFSIKKSHSSSGFDMIGPVNGEEDSSIEVVDSPGPGGGFRKVTVLPSTSAGDIAGLVSGVEVAARTSLPVRGRAVVNFRWGVRVPTEIRRDFDPTAEISFRRFPFLVMDKIGIEHVDGSGCKEAKPVSDPGLRNSDDVCLVLEELRSENRQLKRAVEDLRGVMVSNVRPFYPATVDYGSHSKYREAERSGNNNNGRARGERWSSERTTSDYGGKKSKEEGDVAEELKKALKGAA is encoded by the coding sequence ATGAAGGCGTCGATGAAGTTCCGCGAGGAGAAGAACCCTCTCCTCCGCGCCAAGGTCCCTCTCTCCATCTTAGGCCTCCCGTTCCAGTCCGGAATCGTCGCCGGAGAATCCAAAGAGCTCAGCCTCAACCTCTCCACGTTCTTCGAATCCGGCCCGTCCCTCAAGCTCGCGTACCGCCCCAACGACTCCCACAGCCCTTTCTCCCTCGTCGTCAAAACCGGAACCGGACCCTTCGGCTCTCCGGTCTCCGCCTCCATGCTCATGAGCGCCGAGTTCAACCTCCTCGGTAAAGGTAACCCAACCTTCATGCTCCACTTCAAGCCGCGGTTCGGCGACTTCTCGATCAAAAAGTCTCATTCCTCCTCCGGATTCGATATGATCGGACCGGTGAACGGAGAGGAGGATTCGTCCATCGAGGTCGTGGATTCTCCAGGTCCCGGCGGAGGTTTCAGGAAAGTCACCGTCTTGCCGTCGACGTCCGCCGGAGATATCGCCGGTTTGGTTTCCGGCGTGGAGGTCGCGGCGAGGACGTCGCTGCCGGTGAGGGGGCGCGCGGTGGTGAATTTTCGGTGGGGGGTTAGGGTACCGACGGAGATCAGGCGGGATTTTGATCCGACGGCTGAGATTTCGTTTCGGAGGTTTCCTTTCTTGGTGATGGATAAGATAGGGATCGAACACGTGGACGGGTCGGGTTGTAAAGAGGCTAAACCCGTTAGCGATCCGGGTTTGAGAAATAGTGATGATGTGTGTTTGGTCTTGGAGGAGCTTCGGTCGGAGAATAGGCAGTTGAAGAGAGCTGTTGAAGATCTGAGGGGAGTGATGGTATCGAACGTCAGGCCGTTCTATCCGGCGACGGTAGATTACGGTTCGCATTCAAAGTACCGTGAAGCCGAGAGGAGTGGCAATAACAATAATGGTAGAGCGAGAGGTGAACGGTGGAGTAGTGAGAGAACGACGTCGGATTATGGTGGGAAGAAGAGCAAGGAAGAGGGTGACGTGGCGGAGGAGCTGAAGAAAGCTTTGAAAGGAGCTGCTTGA
- the LOC106379029 gene encoding protein EMSY-LIKE 1 isoform X2, whose translation MADHKDQRMVDPLEEDPTFIPLTSSNDKDMTDQSVEEDSKKQKLNEQQRRAFYAVLLAFRAETLSSGNKRTQIIEKLMSEWSIAQETLVSFEDNIQKNLVAHQERVDSEVKEPKKPLTISQPVKQSIDLGLFVTKLQAKKPTLCSSWGRVNPEALVGRRVCVRMPGEDEFEVLVIKEFSAKDGTHRLATVDPNVMWLNEALSWIDVRKVPDEDIRWKNGEKPDFQTPPGSGAGQ comes from the exons ATGGCAGATCACAAAGATCAACGCATGGTAGATCCTCTCGAAG AGGATCCAACGTTCATCCCACTAACGAGCAGCAACGATAAAGACATGACAGATCAATCCGTAGAAGAAGACTCCAAGAAACAGAAACTCAACGAACAACAAAGAAGAGCGTTTTACGCTGTTCTCCTTGCCTTCAGAGCTGAAACCTTGTCATCAGGAAAC AAGAGGACTCAGATCATAGAGAAGCTGATGAGCGAGTGGAGTATAGCGCAAGAAACTCTCGTCTCTTTTGAGGATAACATTCAGAAGAATCTTGTTGCTCATCAAGAAAG GGTTGATTCTGAGGTGAAGGAACCGAAGAAGCCACTGACCATAAGCCAACCTGTAAAGCAGAGCATTGATTTGGGccttttcgtgacaaagttgcAGGCAAAGAAGCCAACACTGTGTTCGAGCTGGGGTAGAGTTAACCCGGAGGCTCTAGTTGGAAGAAGGGTCTGTGTAAGAATGCCTGGTGAAGATGAGTTCGAAGTCTTGGTGATCAAAGAGTTCAGCGCTAAAGAT GGAACGCATCGTCTGGCGACTGTTGACCCGAACGTGATGTGGTTGAATGAAGCGTTAAGCTGGATTGATGTTAGGAAG GTTCCGGATGAAGATATTAGATGGAAAAATGGAGAGAAGCCAGACTTTCAAACTCCTCCAGGATCTGGTGCAGGACAATGA
- the BNAA04G27560D gene encoding cilia- and flagella-associated protein 251, translated as MRRGRGKRKRQKATAREDGDEEEKIPAYRRRGRPQKPVKDGTEGEGEEIVEKDEDTNGSVTSKEDVAENGRKRKKPVEESKESNVTEEENVLGSKSSTDDSVKSSLSMGFRQIGSRRKNKPRRAAEAVVECNGV; from the coding sequence ATGAGAAGAGGTAGAGGGAAAAGAAAGAGGCAGAAGGCTACCGCTAGAGAAgatggtgatgaagaagaaaagattcCAGCTTACAGGAGAAGAGGGAGGCCACAGAAGCCGGTTAAAGATGGAAccgaaggagaaggagaagagattgTGGAGAAGGATGAAGATACAAACGGTTCAGTAACAAGCAAAGAAGATGTGGCAGAGAAtgggaggaagaggaagaagccaGTAGAAGAGTCTAAAGAGAGCAATGTAACAGAAGAAGAGAATGTGTTAGGATCGAAATCAAGCACTGATGATTCAGTGAAGTCATCGTTGTCTATGGGGTTTAGACAGATTGGGAGTAGGAGGAAGAACAAACCAAGACGAGCTGCTGAAGCTGTTGTTGAATGTAATGGTGTTTGA
- the LOC106382814 gene encoding squamosa promoter-binding protein-like 15 isoform X2, which yields MELLMGSGQNRTETVGSSSRESSSLSGGLRIGQKIYFEDGSGSGKDRANKYRKTTTGARCQVEGCKMDLSNAKTYYSRHKVCGIHSKSSKVTVSGLHQRFCQQCSRFHQLCEFDLEKRSCRRRLACHNERRRKPQATRATLFTSGSVLGDPSWDRSVFSQGSSRFSITYPEMVNNSSTDSSCALSLLSNSNTTQQQQQQLQTSTNAYLMDAERVKMAQSPPVSVHNQYSNQTWEFMSGEKSNSPCVSSPALRLNQISEPDDELQFLTSNGATMGGFELNLQQQVLRQYSSTQHFTWPL from the exons ATGGAGTTACTAATGGGTTCGGGTCAGAACCGGACTGAGACAGTTGGTTCCTCCTCCAGAGAGTCTTCTTCACTTAGTGGTGGACTCAGGATTGGTCAGAAGATCTACTTCGAGGATGGATCCGGATCCGGCAAGGACCGGGCTAACAAGTACCGTAAGACTACTACAGGAGCTAGGTGCCAAGTGGAAGGTTGTAAAATGGATCTAAGCAATGCAAAAACATATTACTCAAGACACAAAGTTTGTGGCATTCACTCTAAATCATCTAAAGTCACTGTCTCTGGGCTTCATCAAAGGTTTTGCCAACAATGTAGCAG GTTTCACCAGCTTTGTGAGTTTGACTTAGAGAAAAGAAGTTGTAGAAGACGACTTGCTTGCCACaacgaaagaagaagaaagcctCAAGCAACAAGAGCCACTCTGTTCACTTCTG GAAGCGTTTTGGGAGATCCATCATGGGATAGGAGTGTTTTCTCACAGGGAAGTTCAAGATTTAGTATAACATACCCAGAGATGGTGAACAATAGTAGCACAGACTCAAGCTGTGCTCTCTCTCTTCTGTCAAACTCAAACACaactcagcagcagcaacaacaacttCAGACATCAACCAATGCTTACTTGATGGACGCAGAAAGGGTTAAAATGGCTCAGTCACCGCCTGTCTCAGTACATAATCAGTACTCGAACCAAACCTGGGAGTTCATGTCAGGCGAAAAGAGCAATTCGCCTTGTGTGTCCTCCCCTGCTTTGAGACTGAACCAAATCTCTGAGCCAGATGATGAGCTCCAGTTCCTGACGAGCAATGGCGCCACAATGGGTGGATTCGAGTTGAACCTACAGCAGCAGGTTCTGAGGCAGTACTCTTCTACTCAACATTTTACTTGGCCTCTTTGA
- the LOC106379029 gene encoding protein EMSY-LIKE 1 isoform X1 encodes MADHKDQRMVDPLEGTQDPTFIPLTSSNDKDMTDQSVEEDSKKQKLNEQQRRAFYAVLLAFRAETLSSGNKRTQIIEKLMSEWSIAQETLVSFEDNIQKNLVAHQERVDSEVKEPKKPLTISQPVKQSIDLGLFVTKLQAKKPTLCSSWGRVNPEALVGRRVCVRMPGEDEFEVLVIKEFSAKDGTHRLATVDPNVMWLNEALSWIDVRKVPDEDIRWKNGEKPDFQTPPGSGAGQ; translated from the exons ATGGCAGATCACAAAGATCAACGCATGGTAGATCCTCTCGAAGGTACAC AGGATCCAACGTTCATCCCACTAACGAGCAGCAACGATAAAGACATGACAGATCAATCCGTAGAAGAAGACTCCAAGAAACAGAAACTCAACGAACAACAAAGAAGAGCGTTTTACGCTGTTCTCCTTGCCTTCAGAGCTGAAACCTTGTCATCAGGAAAC AAGAGGACTCAGATCATAGAGAAGCTGATGAGCGAGTGGAGTATAGCGCAAGAAACTCTCGTCTCTTTTGAGGATAACATTCAGAAGAATCTTGTTGCTCATCAAGAAAG GGTTGATTCTGAGGTGAAGGAACCGAAGAAGCCACTGACCATAAGCCAACCTGTAAAGCAGAGCATTGATTTGGGccttttcgtgacaaagttgcAGGCAAAGAAGCCAACACTGTGTTCGAGCTGGGGTAGAGTTAACCCGGAGGCTCTAGTTGGAAGAAGGGTCTGTGTAAGAATGCCTGGTGAAGATGAGTTCGAAGTCTTGGTGATCAAAGAGTTCAGCGCTAAAGAT GGAACGCATCGTCTGGCGACTGTTGACCCGAACGTGATGTGGTTGAATGAAGCGTTAAGCTGGATTGATGTTAGGAAG GTTCCGGATGAAGATATTAGATGGAAAAATGGAGAGAAGCCAGACTTTCAAACTCCTCCAGGATCTGGTGCAGGACAATGA
- the LOC106380139 gene encoding VQ motif-containing protein 25: MEATIFKKTRSSSSTLAMHKQSYSITKTKPKIRIIHIYAPEIIKTDVANFRELVQSLTGKPEDHGVSKTKPRRGTRGQVQDMINMEKLREAERCDDQGFCSNSEMEEMSMTWHGGNNCGESSGGFLNGFGDFGGFIQELGEFPYLPLSSMDASASSNSSSSSHLHGGSIFSDSHHQF; this comes from the coding sequence ATGGAAGCCACCATCTTCAAGAAAACAAGGAGCTCATCATCAACCCTAGCGATGCATAAACAGTCATACTCAATAACCAAAACAAAGCCAAAGATCcgtataattcatatatatgcACCTGAGATCATCAAGACCGACGTTGCCAACTTCAGAGAGCTCGTCCAAAGCCTCACAGGCAAACCAGAAGACCATGGCGTTTccaaaacaaaaccaagaaGAGGTACTCGTGGTCAAGTCCAAGACATGATCAACATGGAGAAGCTAAGAGAAGCCGAGCGTTGTGATGATCAAGGGTTCTGCTCAAACTCAGAGATGGAAGAGATGTCGATGACTTGGCATGGTGGTAATAACTGTGGTGAGAGCTCAGGAGGGTTCTTGAATGGTTTTGGAGATTTTGGAGGGTTTATTCAAGAACTTGGTGAATTCCCCTATTTGCCCTTGTCTTCCATGGATGCTTCTGCTTCTTCTAACTCGTCTTCTTCCTCGCATTTACATGGTGGATCAATTTTCTCAGATTCTCATCACCAATTCTAA